A single window of uncultured Methanospirillum sp. DNA harbors:
- a CDS encoding PP2C family serine/threonine-protein phosphatase has protein sequence MSIRIFGDSVRGSRHIQSGQPCQDAYTALCSGNTWGVAVADGLGSAEHADTGARIAVETASRAVVADPESPDLQPEERIKQAFLKAREAVLTEAEEQRMAPAEFASTLIVACYSDEKITIGHIGDGIAVGIREGNVVILSPPGESEYANETASLMQADWERQLRITPTIEIDHAVIVTDGCQGAVAVKRGGGYQPHEPFILPLLSFIEKKVQTGKNPEPDITTLLSSRKMQELSGDDKTMVILFREQASQRES, from the coding sequence ATGAGTATCAGGATATTTGGAGATTCAGTCCGGGGTAGCAGACACATACAATCCGGCCAGCCATGCCAGGATGCGTATACGGCTTTGTGTTCAGGAAACACCTGGGGAGTTGCAGTAGCTGACGGACTTGGAAGTGCTGAGCATGCCGATACAGGAGCACGAATTGCGGTGGAAACTGCATCTCGTGCAGTAGTCGCTGATCCTGAATCACCTGATCTCCAGCCTGAAGAGCGGATAAAACAGGCATTTCTCAAAGCCCGGGAGGCTGTGCTCACGGAGGCAGAGGAGCAGAGGATGGCTCCGGCAGAGTTTGCTTCAACACTGATCGTTGCCTGCTACTCTGATGAAAAGATCACCATCGGACATATTGGAGACGGGATTGCCGTGGGTATAAGGGAGGGGAATGTGGTCATTCTGTCACCACCAGGTGAGAGTGAATATGCAAATGAAACAGCCAGCCTTATGCAGGCAGACTGGGAGAGACAACTCCGCATTACTCCTACGATTGAGATAGATCACGCAGTCATCGTAACTGACGGATGCCAGGGAGCAGTTGCAGTAAAACGTGGTGGCGGATATCAGCCACATGAGCCATTCATTCTTCCTTTACTCTCATTCATAGAAAAAAAAGTTCAAACCGGAAAAAATCCTGAACCTGACATCACCACATTGCTCTCTTCCAGAAAAATGCAGGAACTTTCAGGCGATGACAAGACCATGGTGATTCTGTTCAGGGAACAAGCATCTCAAAGAGAATCGTAA